Within the Candidatus Izemoplasma sp. genome, the region AACAATACTTTCTTGATGCAATAATGCCGTAATACGATCATAAGGCTGATCGAATAAATGATGTGCTTCAATCACTTCAAAACCTTTGTTCATCATAGTTGCTGAATCGACTGTGATTTTAGCACCCATCGACCAATTGGGATGATTTAATGCATCTTTCACAGTAACATTTTTCAACTCACTGCGTTTACGATTACGAAAACTTCCGCCAGATGCTGTGATATACAGATGCTTAATACTTTCTTTGTCACTGCCTTCTAAACACATCATTAGTGCGCTATGCTCACTATCTACAGGAATTAAGTTGACGCCTTCTTGTTTCACTAGAGGAACAATGATTTCGCCACCAATCACAAGTGTTTCTTTATTGGCCAAAGCAATATCTCTTTGACACTTAATTGCTTCATATGTGGGCTTTAATCCAGCGCTCCCCACAACTGCATTTACCAATAAGCCCCCATTATCCCCATATGTTGCGGCACGTACTAATCCCACTTCGCCAACACCAATTTCTAAATTGGGATAGGTTTGTTTAAGTTCATTCTTCGCTTCTTCTGAACCAACACTCACGAACTCTGGTGTAAATGTATCAATAATCTCTTTTAATGCTTGAATATTTGAATACGCTGTTGCAGTCATGAGTCTAAACTCATGAGGATATGCTTTTAAAATATCACATACTTGTTTGCCGATACTTCCTGTTGCGCCTAGTAAATAAATATCTTTCATTAGACAATCACTTCACTTAATAAGAACAGAATTACGCCAACAAATAAGACACTGTCAAAACGGTCCATTACGCCCCCGTGCCCAGGAAAAAGCTGTGAAAAATCTTTCACTGCATGATCGCGTTTCATCTTCGATGCGACTAAATCTCCCGCTTGTGCAAAAATACTTATAATCGCTGCAAATACAATCATTAATGGCAATGATAGTTCAATACTTAAGACCTGATTCAACCCAGTTAACCAAATATATACCAAGCTAAAGATAACAGTAAAAACTAATCCACCAATACTCCCTTCAATACTCTTTTTAGGACTAATTGTAGGAGCTAATTTATGTTTACCAAAATTAATTCCCACAAAATAAGCAAAGACATCAGTGACAACCGTAATTAAAAATAAATATCCGATATCTACTAACCCAGATTCTCGGAACGCAAATAATGCCGCAAACCCGATGCTCGGGTAAAGAGCTGCAATTAAAAACATCTTCATTGAATCATCAAGTGCAACATAATAATAGACTGATACGAGTAATATAAGACCAATCATTGTGTAAGCATAATACAATGATATGCCATTTTTAATATACAAGATTAAAAATGTGTACAATAACGCACTTGATACTAATTCAGTGGCATATAAATAACGATTGCGATCATTTGCATCGTCTTGTAAATGGGTTATTTCATATGTAGCGACAAGTGTTAACACACCAAATAAGCCGACTAAAAGCCAACTTCCAATTAGAATAATAGGAATAATGACAATGGCCATTAAAGCGCCAGTATAAATACGGGTTTCCACATTATTCCTCCTTCAATCCACCAAAACGTCGTGTCCGTTTTTGAAATTGCTTAATTGCTTTATATAATTTCTTTTTATTAAATGCTGGCCAATAAGTTTTCGTAAAGATAAACTCAGAATATGCTATTTGCCATAATAAAAAATTGCTCAATCGCTCTTCTCCACTTGTTCTGATTAATAAATCAAGTTCAGGTAACCCACTTGTATAAAGATGGTTTTCAATCACAGTTGGATTAATATCTTCTATATCATATTTCCCTTGTTTAACTTCTTTAGCAATCATTTTCGTTGCTTCTGTTAATTCATCATGGCTTCCATAATCAAAACAAATATTTAAAGTCATCCCTTGACGATCTTTTGTTTTTTCTTCTACACGTCTAATTAGTGACAACACATTTTCATTGAATCGATCACGACGACCTGAAAATATAACACGAATGTCATGCTCTTCAAATTGTCCTTTAAATGATTCCTCAAACTCGCTCGGGAGTTTCATTAAATAGTCTATTTCAGCTTTCGGTCGATTCCAATTTTCAGTGCTAAAGGCATAGACGCTCAACGCTTCAACACCTAGATCGTTGCATGCAATTGCCATATCTTTTAAGTTTTCACTACCTTTTTTATGTCCATACGTTCTTGGCATACGACGTTTTTTTGCCCAACGTCCATTACCATCCATAATAATCGCAATATGTTTAGGGATATACCCTTTTATAATTTGTTCTTTTAGTCCCATTTTTCCACCTCTTTTGCTTTTATCATTATACAACAAAATCCTAGCTATTACCATCAAATCATATTAAAAATGCACCCCTTAAGGGTGCATTTGTCTTAAAGAGTCATAATATCTTTTTCTTTTTGTTCAACTAATTGATCTGCTTTTTCTACGTATTTATCAGTTAATTCTTGGATATCATCAAAATAATTATGCATTTCATCTTCTGAGATATCACCATTTTTCTCTAATTTCTTAATCGCATCGCGTCCATCATGACGGGCACTACGAATAGAGACTTTACATTCTTCACCGAGTTTATGAATATCTTTTTTCAGTTGTTCACGACGTTCTTTTGTTAATGCCGGCAAGACAATACGTAATTGTTCACCTTCATTGTTTGGATTAATACCGAGGTTTGCGGCATTAATAGCCTTCTCAACATCTTTAACCATACTTTTATCATATGGTTTTACAAGTAATTGATTTGCTTCTGGGACAGAGATTTTTCCAACTTGCGACAATGGGGTTTGCACACCATAATAATCGACATGAACTTGCTCCAATAATGCCGGATTAGCGCGGCCTGTACGAACTTTAGCTAGTTCGTGTTTTAACATGTCGATACGATTCGTCATTTTTTCTTCTGTTTCTAATAAAATCATATCTGGCATAGTTTTCCTCCTAATATATCCTTGTTCCTATTTGTTCACCACTAGCAGCACGTCTAATATTACCTTCTTTATTCATATCGAAGACGACAATTTCAATATTATTATCTTTACATAGGGCTGCAGCAGTTGAATCCATAACGCCAAGATTTTTTTCTAATACCTCGTGATGTGATAACTCAGTAAACTTTTTCGCGTCTTTATGCACTCGAGGGTCTTTATCATATACACCATCGGTGCCATTTTTCGCCATTAAGATAACTTCTGCGTTTAGTTCTGCAGCACGTAAGGCACTGGTCGTATCAGTTGAGAAAAACGGGTTCCCAGTTCCTCCACCGAAGATCACAATGCGGTCTTTACTTAAATTACTTAAGGCTTTTCGGCGAATATAAGGCTCAGCAACTTGAGGAATGTTTAAGCTTGTCATGGTTCTTGTTTCCACTCCAAGTTCTTCAATAGCATTTTGTAGTGCTAATGCATTAAAGATTGTTGCAAGCATTCCCATATAATCAGCATGGCTTCGTTCCATCCCCATCTCAGCTGCAATTTTTCCTCGCCATATGTTGCCACCACCGACAATAATGCCAATCTCAAGATTACCCAAATCATATGCATTCTTGATTTCTTTGGCAATCTGTTTTACTTTAATGGGGTCTAACGCTAAGCGTTGATTACTAGATAATGCCTCACCACTTAACTTAATTATAACACGTTTTTTCTTCACAATAAACCTCCCATTACAAAGATAGGACACAAAAATTGCGTCCTATATATTTTATGAATTTATTTTTTAACTTGTGACATAACTTCTTCAGCAAAGTCATCTTGTCGTTTCTCAATACCTTCTCCAACTTCGAGACGTAAGAAAGAAACTACTTCACTGTCATTTTGTTTAACATATTGTTCAACAGTTAAGTCAGGATTTTTAACAAATGGTTGGTTAACTAAACAAATTTCTTTTAAGTATTTATTTAAGCGACCAGCAACCATTTTTTCAACGATTTTAGCAGGTTTACCTTCATTTAATGCTTCATTTGTTAATACTTCTTTTTCATGAGCAATGACTTCATCGCTGATATCATCTTGCGTTAAATACTTAGGATTGATAGCGGCAACATGCATTGCAACATCACGAGCAACATCTTCATCATCACCATTTAAAACAACTAATGAGACAATTTTTCCACCCATATGTTTATAAGGACCGAATACTTGCTCATCTGTTTTTGTTGTTCTAGACACACGACGTAATGAGATTTTTTCACCAATTTTAGCAGTTGCACTAACAAGGGCAGCCTCTAATGTTTCACCATCAAAGTCAACTTTTAATGCTTCTTCTAAGTTATTTGCATCACTTTTTAAGATAGCTTGACCAACTTTTTCTAATAAATCAGCAAAGTTTTCATTTTTAGCAACAAAGTCTGTCTCACTATTTAACTCATAAACAACAGCTTCATTTCCATCAACTAAAACGTTACATAATCCTTCGGCTGCGATACGTGTTTGTTTTTTCGCTGCTTTAGCGATTCCTTTTTCACGTAACCAATCAACAGCTTTATCTAAATTACCATCTGTTGCAGTTAATGCTTTTTTACAATCCATCATTCCTGCACCAGTTTTATCTCTTAATTCTTTTACTAATTTTGCACTAATAGCCATAGATTATTCCTCCAATCTTTATCATTCATACTATATCATATATCACGTATGATATCAATTATAATTATTCCAAATACTTTTCAAAAAAGAGCCCGAAAGCTCTTTTTTATTACTTTAATGTTTCGATTAATTCAGCTTTGCGTAATTTTGAGTATCCAGAAATTCCACGTTCTTTACATAACGCTTTTAACTCTTTAACTGTCATATCTTCTAATTCAGATTCAGTTAATGTATTAGTTTCTGGAGTTTCTTCTTTTTTAGGAGCTTTTGTTTTCGCTTCAGCTTTAGGTTTAGGAGCAGGTTTGCTTTCCTTTTTCGGCGCTGGCTTAATTTCTTTCTTAGGCTCTGGCTTATTTTCTTTTTTCGGCTGAGGTTTAGTTGATTTTTTTGGCGATGGTTTGGTTGATTTTTTAGGGGTTGGTTTTTTGCTTTGTTGTTTTGGCTTCTCTTGTGTTGCTTCACCAGCACCACCAGAAGCATTTAACATTGCATCAGCAAATTTGTTAACGATAAGTTTGATTGCACGGATCGCATCATCATTACCAGGGATAATAAAGTCTACTAAGTCTGGATCACAGTTTGTATCTACGATAGCAAATACTGGGATCCCTAACTTTTTAGCTTCTAATACAGCATTTTTATCTTGGATAATATCCACAACAATTACTGCATCTGGTAATGTTCTCATGTCTTTGATTCCGCCTAAGAACGATTCTAAACGTTCCATTTCACGACGTGCTTCTAAGACCTCTTTCTTAGGTAAACGATCAAACGTACCATCTTTCTCTTGACGATTTAAGTTATGTAATTTACGGATTGATTTACGGATCGTTTTAAAATTTGTTAACGTTCCACCTAACCAACGCTTCGTTACATAAAATTGACCAGAACGAATAGCTGCCTGTTTAACAACATCTTTCGCTTGTTTTTTTGTACCAACAAATAAAATCTTTCCACCATTTTGACCTATCTCTAAAACTTGTTGATAGGCATCTTCCATCATTTTCACCGTTTGTTGTAAATCCACGATATGGATTCCACCACGAGATGTGTAAATGTATTGATCCA harbors:
- a CDS encoding 1-deoxy-D-xylulose-5-phosphate reductoisomerase produces the protein MKDIYLLGATGSIGKQVCDILKAYPHEFRLMTATAYSNIQALKEIIDTFTPEFVSVGSEEAKNELKQTYPNLEIGVGEVGLVRAATYGDNGGLLVNAVVGSAGLKPTYEAIKCQRDIALANKETLVIGGEIIVPLVKQEGVNLIPVDSEHSALMMCLEGSDKESIKHLYITASGGSFRNRKRSELKNVTVKDALNHPNWSMGAKITVDSATMMNKGFEVIEAHHLFDQPYDRITALLHQESIVHGLVEFNDGSQLAHLGEPDMHVPINIALFYPKRMPFQAKRLDLTKVGTLHFEKVSIDRYPLFEQALNAGKAGGIKPVVLNAANEAAVQLFLNGKITFLQIEQIVVECLNKFKQDKPLSIEYILSLDEQVKETVLQQYS
- a CDS encoding phosphatidate cytidylyltransferase; amino-acid sequence: METRIYTGALMAIVIIPIILIGSWLLVGLFGVLTLVATYEITHLQDDANDRNRYLYATELVSSALLYTFLILYIKNGISLYYAYTMIGLILLVSVYYYVALDDSMKMFLIAALYPSIGFAALFAFRESGLVDIGYLFLITVVTDVFAYFVGINFGKHKLAPTISPKKSIEGSIGGLVFTVIFSLVYIWLTGLNQVLSIELSLPLMIVFAAIISIFAQAGDLVASKMKRDHAVKDFSQLFPGHGGVMDRFDSVLFVGVILFLLSEVIV
- a CDS encoding isoprenyl transferase, with product MGLKEQIIKGYIPKHIAIIMDGNGRWAKKRRMPRTYGHKKGSENLKDMAIACNDLGVEALSVYAFSTENWNRPKAEIDYLMKLPSEFEESFKGQFEEHDIRVIFSGRRDRFNENVLSLIRRVEEKTKDRQGMTLNICFDYGSHDELTEATKMIAKEVKQGKYDIEDINPTVIENHLYTSGLPELDLLIRTSGEERLSNFLLWQIAYSEFIFTKTYWPAFNKKKLYKAIKQFQKRTRRFGGLKEE
- the frr gene encoding ribosome recycling factor, producing the protein MPDMILLETEEKMTNRIDMLKHELAKVRTGRANPALLEQVHVDYYGVQTPLSQVGKISVPEANQLLVKPYDKSMVKDVEKAINAANLGINPNNEGEQLRIVLPALTKERREQLKKDIHKLGEECKVSIRSARHDGRDAIKKLEKNGDISEDEMHNYFDDIQELTDKYVEKADQLVEQKEKDIMTL
- the pyrH gene encoding UMP kinase, translated to MKKKRVIIKLSGEALSSNQRLALDPIKVKQIAKEIKNAYDLGNLEIGIIVGGGNIWRGKIAAEMGMERSHADYMGMLATIFNALALQNAIEELGVETRTMTSLNIPQVAEPYIRRKALSNLSKDRIVIFGGGTGNPFFSTDTTSALRAAELNAEVILMAKNGTDGVYDKDPRVHKDAKKFTELSHHEVLEKNLGVMDSTAAALCKDNNIEIVVFDMNKEGNIRRAASGEQIGTRIY
- the tsf gene encoding translation elongation factor Ts, giving the protein MAISAKLVKELRDKTGAGMMDCKKALTATDGNLDKAVDWLREKGIAKAAKKQTRIAAEGLCNVLVDGNEAVVYELNSETDFVAKNENFADLLEKVGQAILKSDANNLEEALKVDFDGETLEAALVSATAKIGEKISLRRVSRTTKTDEQVFGPYKHMGGKIVSLVVLNGDDEDVARDVAMHVAAINPKYLTQDDISDEVIAHEKEVLTNEALNEGKPAKIVEKMVAGRLNKYLKEICLVNQPFVKNPDLTVEQYVKQNDSEVVSFLRLEVGEGIEKRQDDFAEEVMSQVKK
- the rpsB gene encoding 30S ribosomal protein S2, translating into MSVVTMKELLESGVHFGHQTRRWNPKMDQYIYTSRGGIHIVDLQQTVKMMEDAYQQVLEIGQNGGKILFVGTKKQAKDVVKQAAIRSGQFYVTKRWLGGTLTNFKTIRKSIRKLHNLNRQEKDGTFDRLPKKEVLEARREMERLESFLGGIKDMRTLPDAVIVVDIIQDKNAVLEAKKLGIPVFAIVDTNCDPDLVDFIIPGNDDAIRAIKLIVNKFADAMLNASGGAGEATQEKPKQQSKKPTPKKSTKPSPKKSTKPQPKKENKPEPKKEIKPAPKKESKPAPKPKAEAKTKAPKKEETPETNTLTESELEDMTVKELKALCKERGISGYSKLRKAELIETLK